A window of the Pseudomonas fluorescens genome harbors these coding sequences:
- the lptC gene encoding LPS export ABC transporter periplasmic protein LptC, which yields MFSKKFRNILLFGCIAAIFGAVGYWNISPERFLDKPPVSAEESPIDWYATNTHTIQYLEDGKVQYEMTSDKAEHVKATDITLVTKPDLNMFRGTDFPWHVTSERGEVNSGGTEVELIDSVRVKRTDEKNRDTLITSTRMTVFPQQQYAQTQQPVRIDGAGGVSTGVGMKAYLKESRIHLLSNVRGQYEAR from the coding sequence ATGTTTAGCAAAAAGTTTCGCAACATCCTGCTGTTCGGTTGCATCGCAGCGATTTTCGGTGCGGTCGGCTACTGGAACATCAGCCCGGAACGCTTCCTCGACAAACCGCCGGTTTCGGCAGAGGAAAGTCCGATCGACTGGTATGCGACCAATACACACACGATCCAGTACCTCGAAGACGGCAAAGTGCAGTACGAAATGACATCCGACAAGGCTGAGCACGTCAAGGCGACCGACATTACACTGGTCACCAAGCCCGATCTGAATATGTTCCGTGGCACCGATTTTCCATGGCATGTGACCAGTGAACGCGGCGAAGTGAACTCTGGTGGCACCGAGGTCGAACTGATCGACTCGGTACGCGTCAAGCGCACCGACGAAAAGAACCGCGACACCCTGATCACCTCCACTCGCATGACGGTGTTCCCGCAGCAGCAATATGCGCAGACCCAGCAACCCGTTAGAATCGACGGCGCTGGCGGCGTATCGACTGGCGTAGGAATGAAAGCGTATTTGAAGGAAAGCAGGATACACCTGCTATCGAACGTAAGAGGACAGTATGAGGCTCGTTAA
- the mlaD gene encoding outer membrane lipid asymmetry maintenance protein MlaD, giving the protein MQNRTLEIGVGLFLLAGILALLLLALRVSGLSPTSTTDTYKLYAYFDNIAGLTVRAKVTMAGVTIGKVTAIDLDRDSFTGRVTLQVDKSVDNLPTDSTASILTAGLLGEKYIGISVGGEDTRLKDGGTIHDTQSSLVLEDLIGKFLLNTVSKDAK; this is encoded by the coding sequence ATGCAAAACCGCACCCTGGAAATCGGTGTCGGCCTGTTCCTGCTGGCAGGGATCCTGGCTTTGTTGCTGCTCGCCCTGCGGGTCAGCGGCCTGTCTCCGACTTCGACCACCGATACTTACAAGCTTTACGCGTATTTCGACAATATCGCCGGTTTGACGGTCAGAGCCAAAGTGACCATGGCGGGTGTAACCATCGGCAAGGTCACCGCGATCGATCTGGATCGCGACAGCTTCACCGGTCGGGTGACCCTGCAAGTGGATAAAAGCGTCGACAATCTGCCGACCGACTCCACAGCATCTATCCTGACTGCGGGTCTGCTGGGCGAGAAATACATCGGTATCAGCGTGGGCGGGGAAGACACCCGGCTCAAGGATGGTGGAACCATCCACGACACGCAGTCGTCTCTGGTACTGGAAGACCTGATCGGTAAATTCCTGCTCAATACCGTTAGCAAAGACGCCAAATGA
- a CDS encoding ATP-binding cassette domain-containing protein has translation MSADNAYAVELKGVSFKRGARSIFNNVDIRIPRGKVTGIMGPSGCGKTTLLRLMGAQLRPSKGEVWVNGQNLPKLSRSDLFDARKHMGVLFQSGALFTDLDVFENVAFPLRVHTDLPDEMIRDIVLLKLQAVGLRGAIELMPDELSGGMKRRVALARAIALDPQILMYDEPFVGQDPIAMGVLVRLIRLLNDALGITSIVVSHDLAETASIADYIYVVGDGQVLGQGTPDELMSSDDPRIRQFMTGEPDGPVPYHFPAPDYRADLLGKRR, from the coding sequence ATGAGTGCCGATAACGCCTACGCGGTCGAGCTGAAGGGAGTCTCCTTCAAGCGCGGTGCGCGGAGCATTTTCAATAACGTCGATATCCGCATCCCGCGCGGCAAGGTCACCGGTATCATGGGGCCTTCCGGGTGTGGCAAGACCACACTGTTGCGCCTGATGGGCGCCCAGTTGCGGCCATCCAAAGGCGAGGTCTGGGTCAACGGCCAGAACCTGCCGAAGCTGTCGCGCAGCGATCTGTTCGATGCGCGCAAGCACATGGGCGTGCTGTTTCAGAGCGGTGCGCTGTTCACCGATCTCGATGTGTTCGAGAACGTCGCCTTCCCGCTGCGTGTTCATACCGATCTGCCGGACGAGATGATCCGCGACATCGTGCTGCTCAAATTGCAGGCGGTGGGCCTGCGCGGTGCGATCGAGCTCATGCCTGATGAACTGTCCGGCGGCATGAAACGTCGTGTCGCCCTGGCCCGGGCCATTGCCCTCGATCCGCAGATCCTGATGTACGACGAACCGTTCGTCGGCCAGGACCCGATCGCCATGGGTGTTCTGGTCCGCCTGATCCGGCTGCTCAACGATGCCCTGGGGATCACCAGTATCGTGGTGTCCCACGATCTCGCCGAAACCGCGAGCATCGCCGACTACATCTATGTGGTCGGTGATGGCCAGGTATTGGGGCAGGGCACGCCGGACGAACTGATGAGCTCGGACGATCCGCGTATCCGCCAGTTCATGACCGGTGAACCCGACGGTCCGGTGCCGTATCACTTTCCAGCGCCGGATTACCGCGCAGATCTTCTGGGGAAGCGCCGCTGA
- a CDS encoding KdsC family phosphatase, translating into MSNDLLQRGKAIKLAVFDVDGVLTDGRLYFLEDGSEFKTFNTLDGQGIKMLMNAGVQTAIISGRKTPVVERRAKNLGIPHLFQGREDKLVVLDGLLEQLGLSYEQVAYLGDDLPDLPVIRRVGLGMAVANAAPFVREHAHGVTQARGGEGAAREFCELILRAQGSLDAANNAYL; encoded by the coding sequence ATGAGCAACGATCTGCTGCAACGCGGCAAAGCCATCAAACTGGCGGTTTTCGACGTCGACGGCGTCCTCACCGACGGGCGTCTGTACTTCCTTGAAGACGGCAGCGAGTTCAAGACTTTCAATACGCTCGATGGCCAGGGCATCAAGATGCTGATGAACGCCGGCGTCCAGACCGCCATCATCAGCGGTCGCAAGACCCCGGTGGTCGAACGCCGGGCAAAAAACCTGGGCATCCCGCACCTGTTTCAGGGCCGCGAAGACAAACTGGTCGTTCTCGACGGTCTTCTGGAGCAACTGGGCCTAAGCTATGAGCAAGTGGCTTACCTCGGTGACGACCTGCCGGACCTGCCGGTGATCCGCCGTGTAGGGCTGGGCATGGCCGTGGCCAACGCCGCTCCCTTTGTGCGAGAGCACGCCCATGGCGTCACCCAGGCCCGTGGCGGCGAAGGCGCCGCCCGCGAATTCTGCGAACTGATCCTGCGCGCCCAAGGCAGCCTCGACGCCGCCAACAACGCGTACCTGTGA
- a CDS encoding KpsF/GutQ family sugar-phosphate isomerase, whose translation MSQTSDLIQSAQRTIRLEVEAVQGLLPHIDADFVRACEMILASKGRVVVVGMGKSGHIGNKIAATLASTGTPAFFVHPAEASHGDMGMITRDDVILALSNSGSTNEIVTLLPLIKRLGIQLISVTGNPQSPLAKAAEVNLNVHVEHEACPLNLAPTSSTTAALVMGDALAVALLEARGFTAEDFAFSHPGGALGRRLLLKVENVMHAGQELPQVQRGTLLKDALMEMTRKGLGMTVILEADGKLAGIFTDGDLRRTLDRSIDIHSATIDQVMTVHGKTARAEMLAAEALKIMEDHRINALVVVDEEDRPIGAFNLSDLLRAGVM comes from the coding sequence ATGAGCCAAACCAGCGACCTGATTCAATCGGCACAACGCACCATCCGCCTCGAAGTGGAAGCCGTACAAGGCTTGTTGCCCCATATCGACGCCGATTTCGTACGCGCTTGCGAGATGATTCTGGCCAGCAAGGGCCGTGTTGTCGTGGTCGGCATGGGCAAGTCCGGGCACATCGGCAACAAGATTGCCGCGACCCTGGCCAGCACCGGCACCCCGGCGTTTTTCGTGCACCCGGCCGAGGCCAGCCACGGCGACATGGGCATGATCACCCGTGATGACGTGATTCTGGCCCTGTCGAACTCCGGCTCTACCAACGAAATCGTCACCCTGCTGCCACTGATCAAGCGCCTGGGCATCCAGCTGATCAGCGTCACCGGCAATCCGCAATCGCCGCTGGCCAAGGCCGCCGAGGTCAATCTCAACGTTCACGTCGAGCACGAAGCCTGCCCGCTGAACCTGGCGCCGACCTCCTCGACCACCGCCGCACTGGTCATGGGCGACGCACTGGCCGTGGCGCTGCTGGAAGCGCGCGGTTTCACCGCCGAAGACTTCGCCTTTTCCCACCCGGGCGGCGCACTGGGCCGACGCCTGCTGCTGAAAGTTGAAAATGTCATGCATGCCGGTCAGGAACTGCCGCAGGTTCAACGCGGCACCCTGCTCAAGGATGCACTGATGGAAATGACCCGCAAGGGTCTGGGCATGACCGTCATTCTTGAAGCGGACGGCAAACTGGCCGGGATCTTCACTGACGGAGACCTGCGTCGCACCCTGGATCGCAGCATCGATATCCACAGCGCCACCATCGACCAGGTGATGACCGTCCACGGCAAGACCGCCCGCGCCGAGATGCTCGCCGCCGAGGCCCTGAAAATCATGGAAGACCACCGAATCAACGCACTGGTTGTCGTGGATGAAGAGGATCGCCCGATCGGCGCCTTCAACCTCTCCGATCTGCTGCGCGCAGGAGTGATGTAA
- a CDS encoding MlaC/ttg2D family ABC transporter substrate-binding protein, whose protein sequence is MISTLRRGLLVLLAALPLVANAVAAQSAHDLVQDTTNRMLADLSANKEKYKQDPQDFYTALNTIVGPVVDAEGISKSIMTVKYSRKATPAQMKTFEENFKRGLFQFYGNALLEYNNQGITVDAPKDESGDRTSVGMTVKGNNGAIYPVSYTLEKINGEWKLRNVIINGINIGKLFRDQFADAMQRNGNDLDKTINGWAGEVAKAKQSAEQNEKPAQ, encoded by the coding sequence ATGATCTCTACCTTGCGACGTGGCCTGTTGGTGTTGCTTGCGGCGCTGCCGCTGGTAGCTAACGCCGTGGCGGCACAGTCGGCGCACGATCTGGTTCAGGACACTACAAACCGGATGCTCGCCGATCTGTCGGCCAACAAAGAGAAGTACAAGCAGGATCCGCAGGATTTCTACACGGCGCTGAACACCATCGTCGGCCCTGTGGTAGATGCCGAAGGCATTTCCAAGAGCATCATGACGGTCAAGTATTCGCGCAAGGCAACCCCGGCGCAGATGAAGACCTTCGAGGAAAACTTCAAGCGCGGCCTGTTTCAGTTCTACGGCAACGCGCTGCTCGAGTACAACAACCAGGGCATCACCGTTGATGCGCCCAAGGACGAGTCCGGCGACCGCACCAGCGTCGGCATGACCGTCAAGGGTAACAACGGCGCGATCTATCCGGTGTCGTACACCCTGGAGAAGATCAACGGCGAGTGGAAACTGCGTAACGTGATCATCAACGGCATCAACATCGGCAAGCTGTTCCGTGACCAGTTCGCCGACGCGATGCAGCGCAATGGCAACGACCTGGACAAGACCATCAACGGTTGGGCCGGTGAAGTCGCCAAGGCCAAGCAGTCGGCCGAGCAGAACGAGAAGCCTGCCCAATGA
- the mlaE gene encoding lipid asymmetry maintenance ABC transporter permease subunit MlaE has product MRRITLMERVRRFGLAGIDSVAVFGRSTLFLFHALLGRGGIGGGFGLLVKQLHSVGVMSLVIIVVSGIFIGMVLALQGFNILSSYGSEQAVGQMVALTLLRELGPVVTALLFAGRAGSALTAEIGNMKSTEQLSSLEMIGVDPLKYIIAPRLWAGFISLPVLAMIFSVVGIWGGSWVAVDWLGVYEGSYWSNMQNSVSFGDDVLNGIIKSAVFAFVVTWIAVFQGYDCEPTSEGISRATTKTVVYASLAVLGLDFILTALMFGDF; this is encoded by the coding sequence ATGCGCAGAATTACATTAATGGAGCGTGTGCGTCGTTTCGGCCTCGCCGGAATCGACAGCGTCGCAGTGTTCGGGCGTTCGACCCTGTTCCTGTTTCATGCCTTGCTCGGGCGTGGCGGTATTGGCGGTGGTTTTGGCCTGCTGGTCAAACAGCTGCATTCCGTCGGCGTGATGTCGCTGGTGATCATCGTGGTGTCAGGGATCTTCATCGGCATGGTGCTGGCGCTGCAGGGCTTCAACATCCTGTCGAGCTATGGCTCGGAGCAGGCTGTCGGGCAGATGGTGGCGCTGACCCTGTTGCGTGAGTTGGGGCCGGTGGTGACCGCGCTGTTGTTCGCCGGTCGTGCCGGTTCGGCGCTGACGGCGGAAATCGGCAACATGAAATCCACCGAACAGCTGTCCAGCCTGGAAATGATCGGGGTCGACCCGCTCAAGTACATCATCGCCCCGCGCCTGTGGGCCGGCTTCATTTCCCTGCCGGTGCTGGCGATGATCTTCAGCGTGGTCGGCATCTGGGGCGGGTCGTGGGTTGCCGTCGACTGGCTGGGCGTCTACGAAGGTTCCTACTGGTCGAACATGCAGAACAGCGTGAGCTTCGGTGACGATGTGCTCAACGGCATCATCAAAAGTGCAGTATTCGCTTTTGTCGTCACCTGGATCGCCGTATTTCAAGGCTATGACTGCGAACCCACTTCCGAGGGGATCAGCCGTGCCACCACCAAGACCGTGGTTTACGCCTCGCTGGCAGTACTCGGCCTGGACTTTATTCTGACCGCTTTGATGTTTGGAGATTTCTGA
- the lptB gene encoding LPS export ABC transporter ATP-binding protein — MATLKAQHLAKAYKSRQVVRDVSLSIDSGQIVGLLGPNGAGKTTCFYMIVGLVQADQGRVLIDDLDVSHQPMHGRAKAGIGYLPQEASIFRKLSVADNIMAILETRQELDKAGRRKELESLLQEFHISHIRDNLGMSLSGGERRRVEIARALATAPKFILLDEPFAGVDPISVGDIKQIIHHLKAKGIGVLITDHNVRETLDICETAYIVNDGQLIAEGDSATILANDLVKEVYLGHEFRL; from the coding sequence ATGGCAACTCTGAAAGCTCAGCACCTGGCCAAGGCCTATAAAAGCCGCCAGGTCGTGCGCGACGTCAGCCTGTCGATCGACAGTGGTCAGATCGTCGGCCTGCTCGGCCCGAACGGCGCCGGCAAGACCACCTGCTTCTACATGATCGTCGGCCTGGTCCAGGCCGATCAGGGTCGCGTACTGATCGACGATCTTGATGTCAGCCACCAGCCGATGCACGGTCGCGCCAAGGCCGGTATCGGCTATCTGCCGCAAGAAGCGTCGATCTTCCGCAAACTGTCGGTAGCCGACAACATCATGGCCATCCTCGAGACCCGTCAGGAGCTCGACAAGGCCGGTCGTCGCAAGGAGCTGGAAAGCCTGCTGCAGGAATTCCATATCAGCCACATCCGCGACAACCTCGGCATGAGCCTGTCCGGTGGTGAGCGCCGCCGCGTGGAGATCGCCCGCGCACTGGCCACGGCACCGAAATTCATCCTGCTCGACGAACCGTTCGCCGGTGTCGACCCGATCTCGGTCGGCGACATCAAGCAGATCATCCACCACCTCAAGGCCAAAGGCATCGGCGTACTGATCACCGACCACAACGTCCGCGAGACGCTGGATATCTGCGAAACCGCCTACATCGTCAACGACGGCCAGTTGATCGCCGAAGGCGACTCCGCGACCATCCTCGCCAACGATCTGGTGAAGGAAGTCTATCTGGGTCACGAGTTCCGCCTGTAA
- a CDS encoding BolA family protein: MQAVEVKSFLEGKLPGTLVEVEGEGCNFQLNVISDELAALSPVKRQQSIYAHLNPWIADGSIHAVTMKFFSSAAWAERT, from the coding sequence ATGCAGGCCGTAGAAGTGAAGAGCTTCCTTGAAGGAAAGCTGCCAGGAACGCTGGTGGAAGTTGAAGGCGAAGGCTGCAACTTTCAGCTGAACGTGATTAGTGATGAACTGGCGGCGTTGAGCCCGGTCAAGCGTCAGCAAAGCATCTATGCCCATTTGAACCCTTGGATCGCCGATGGCAGCATCCACGCGGTCACTATGAAATTTTTCAGCAGCGCGGCCTGGGCCGAGCGCACCTGA
- a CDS encoding STAS domain-containing protein: MTESAIRLDEASELQLSGVLDYRTGPDLREQGRALIKSCNAPALVIDCSAVEKSSSVGLSLLLCFIRDAKAAGKAVSIRGMPEDMREIAQVSELTELLAQP, from the coding sequence ATGACCGAGTCGGCCATTCGTCTGGATGAAGCCAGCGAGCTGCAGCTCAGCGGCGTGCTGGATTACCGCACCGGCCCTGACCTACGGGAGCAGGGCAGGGCGCTGATCAAATCGTGCAATGCCCCGGCATTGGTGATCGATTGTTCGGCGGTGGAGAAGTCCAGCAGCGTCGGTCTGTCGCTGCTGCTGTGCTTCATTCGCGATGCGAAGGCCGCCGGCAAGGCGGTCAGCATTCGCGGGATGCCCGAAGACATGCGCGAAATTGCTCAGGTCAGCGAGTTGACCGAGCTGTTGGCGCAACCCTGA
- the murA gene encoding UDP-N-acetylglucosamine 1-carboxyvinyltransferase — protein sequence MDKLIITGGARLDGEIRISGAKNSALPILAATLLCDGPVTVGNLPHLHDITTMIELFGRMGIEPVIDEKLSVEIDPRTIKTLIAPYELVKTMRASILVLGPMVARFGEAEVALPGGCAIGSRPVDLHIRGLEAMGAVIDVEGGYIKAKAPEGGLRGAHFFFDTVSVTGTENIMMAAALAKGRSVLQNAAREPEVVDLANFLNAMGAKVSGAGTDTITIDGVERLGSAFYKVMPDRIETGTYLVAAAVTGGRVKVKDTDPTILEAVLEKLRESGAEITTGEDWIELNMHGKRPKAVNVRTAPYPAFPTDMQAQFISLNAIAEGTGAVIETIFENRFMHVYELHRMGAHIQVEGNTAIVTGIETLKGAPVMATDLRASASLVISALVAQGDTLIDRIYHIDRGYECIEEKLQMLGAKIRRVPG from the coding sequence ATGGATAAATTGATTATTACCGGTGGCGCTCGTCTTGATGGCGAGATCCGCATCTCCGGGGCGAAGAACTCCGCCCTGCCGATCCTGGCCGCCACCCTGCTGTGCGATGGCCCGGTTACCGTCGGCAACCTGCCGCACCTGCACGACATCACCACCATGATCGAGCTGTTCGGTCGCATGGGCATCGAGCCTGTGATCGACGAAAAGCTCAGCGTCGAAATCGACCCGCGCACCATCAAGACCCTGATCGCTCCGTACGAACTGGTGAAAACCATGCGTGCCTCGATCCTGGTACTGGGCCCGATGGTTGCGCGTTTCGGTGAAGCCGAAGTCGCACTGCCTGGCGGCTGCGCCATCGGTTCGCGTCCGGTCGACCTGCACATCCGTGGCCTGGAAGCCATGGGCGCGGTCATCGACGTCGAAGGCGGCTACATCAAGGCCAAGGCGCCTGAAGGTGGCCTGCGCGGTGCGCACTTCTTCTTCGATACCGTCAGCGTGACCGGTACCGAGAACATCATGATGGCTGCCGCTCTGGCCAAGGGCCGCAGCGTGCTGCAGAACGCCGCTCGCGAGCCGGAAGTAGTCGATCTGGCGAACTTCCTCAACGCCATGGGTGCCAAGGTGTCCGGTGCCGGCACCGACACCATCACCATCGACGGCGTTGAGCGTCTGGGTTCGGCCTTCTACAAGGTCATGCCTGACCGTATCGAAACCGGCACCTACCTGGTGGCCGCTGCGGTGACCGGTGGCCGTGTGAAGGTCAAGGACACCGATCCGACCATCCTCGAAGCCGTTCTGGAAAAACTCCGTGAGTCCGGCGCCGAAATCACCACCGGTGAAGACTGGATCGAGCTGAACATGCACGGCAAACGCCCGAAAGCGGTCAACGTGCGCACTGCGCCGTACCCGGCGTTCCCGACCGACATGCAGGCGCAGTTCATCTCGCTCAACGCCATTGCCGAAGGCACTGGCGCGGTCATCGAGACGATCTTCGAAAACCGCTTCATGCACGTGTACGAACTGCACCGCATGGGCGCGCACATCCAGGTCGAGGGCAACACCGCCATCGTGACCGGCATCGAGACACTCAAGGGCGCGCCAGTGATGGCAACCGACCTGCGTGCTTCGGCGAGCCTGGTGATTTCGGCGCTGGTGGCACAGGGCGATACCCTGATCGACCGCATCTACCACATCGACCGTGGTTACGAGTGCATCGAGGAAAAACTGCAGATGCTGGGCGCCAAGATCCGTCGCGTTCCGGGCTGA
- the lptA gene encoding lipopolysaccharide transport periplasmic protein LptA, with translation MRLVKTLPILLSLGAALGSVSAWALPNDQEQPIRIQADDAQLDDKNGVATYKGDVIITQGSMIVKGNTVTMTRAPNGDIDVVTSVGNLAYFEQLQTAGDTKPVQGWGVTIQYHAQQNRVVLIDKAKVVDKDNNTTQGEKIVYDTVKKLASAGRATGSKVTEARPRIDMVIQPKKKTDEKTQ, from the coding sequence ATGAGGCTCGTTAAAACCCTCCCTATTTTGCTCAGTCTGGGCGCAGCACTGGGAAGCGTGAGCGCCTGGGCTCTGCCGAACGATCAAGAGCAGCCAATCCGCATTCAGGCCGACGATGCCCAGCTGGACGACAAGAACGGCGTTGCCACCTATAAAGGCGACGTGATCATCACCCAGGGTTCGATGATCGTCAAAGGCAACACCGTGACCATGACCCGTGCGCCCAACGGCGACATCGACGTCGTGACTTCGGTGGGCAACCTCGCCTACTTCGAACAGTTGCAGACTGCCGGCGACACCAAGCCCGTTCAGGGCTGGGGCGTGACCATCCAGTACCACGCACAGCAGAACCGCGTTGTACTGATCGACAAGGCCAAAGTCGTCGACAAGGACAACAACACCACTCAGGGCGAGAAAATCGTCTATGACACGGTGAAGAAACTGGCCAGCGCCGGTCGAGCCACTGGCAGCAAGGTCACCGAAGCGCGTCCGCGTATCGACATGGTGATCCAGCCGAAGAAGAAAACCGACGAGAAAACCCAGTAA